One genomic window of Misgurnus anguillicaudatus chromosome 12, ASM2758022v2, whole genome shotgun sequence includes the following:
- the LOC129435185 gene encoding transposable element P transposase isoform X1, whose translation MGDGTPLYRTKRLLSVLGFVINIDTLMAMIPMLLEGQRYVLTYRFSQDHLEHLFNSIRASGGWNNNPNASQFKYIFRKLMARCGVVKPSSKGNVTAQDDTESLPADQSAVQCYRIDTSTNLSAVEMSSAEGEDLPSPFADIPALVQDHSYLPKKFDGLVENVLVYISGFVVRRTLKKLSCDVCRASLLMDAESASKDQSYHLLTLKNNGGLVIPSAGTVKVVRAAEWVVRQAVADSRRSQPIKLLEVLYMVRKRIGGEDVFLLGEHITDTRYGIDSHHHTLLTLVVSLFFKLRLHHIAKMSTLSLQKDSVRQKLTKTVLFKGQ comes from the exons ATGGGAGATGGCACACCCCTCTACCGTACAAAGag GCTGCTCTCTGTCCTCGGCTTTGTCATAAACATTGACACATTGATGGCGATGATTCCCATGCTCCTCGAAGGACAGCGATATGTCCTGACGTACCGATTCAGCCAGGACCACTTGGAGCATCTTTTCAACTCCATTAGAGCTTCCG GTGGCTGGAATAACAACCCTAACGCCAGCCAGTTCAAGTACATTTTCCGGAAGCTGATGGCCAGGTGTGGGGTTGTTAAACCAAGCAGCAAAGGCAATGTGACAGCACAGGATGACACAGAGTCCCTACCAGCTGATCAGTCTGCTGTTCAGTGCTACCGCATAGACACATCTACCAACCTGTCGGCTGTAGAAATGTCCTCTGCAGAAGGAGAAGATCTCCCTTCCCCGTTTGCAGACATTCCTGCCCTTGTACAAGACCACAGCTATCTTCCCAAGAAGTTTGATGGTCTTGTGGAAAATGTGCTTGTGTACATTTCAG GATTTGTGGTGCGACGCACACTAAAAAAGCTTTCCTGTGATGTCTGCCGGGCAAGCCTGTTGATGGATGCTGAATCTGCCAGTAAGGACCAGAGCTACCATCTGCTGACGCTGAAAAACAATGGAGGTCTTGTCATCCCATCAGCAGGCACCGTGAAGGTCGTCAGGGCAGCAGAGTGGGTTGTTCGGCAGGCAGTAGCAGATTCCAGGAGATCGCAACCCATCAAACTGTTGGAGGTCCTCTACATGGTGAGGAAGAGGATAGGTGGAGAGGATGTGTTTTTGCTCGGGGAGCACATCACTGACACGCGATATGGCATTGACAGTCACCACCATACACTCTTGACTCTGGTTGTGTCCCTCTTCTTCAAGCTAAGGCTGCACCACATTGCGAAAATGTCAACGCTTAGCTTGCAGAAAGACAGTGTGAGACAGAAGCTCACAAAAACTGTCCTTTTCAAAGGGCAGTAG
- the LOC129435185 gene encoding uncharacterized protein isoform X2 gives MAMIPMLLEGQRYVLTYRFSQDHLEHLFNSIRASGGWNNNPNASQFKYIFRKLMARCGVVKPSSKGNVTAQDDTESLPADQSAVQCYRIDTSTNLSAVEMSSAEGEDLPSPFADIPALVQDHSYLPKKFDGLVENVLVYISGFVVRRTLKKLSCDVCRASLLMDAESASKDQSYHLLTLKNNGGLVIPSAGTVKVVRAAEWVVRQAVADSRRSQPIKLLEVLYMVRKRIGGEDVFLLGEHITDTRYGIDSHHHTLLTLVVSLFFKLRLHHIAKMSTLSLQKDSVRQKLTKTVLFKGQ, from the exons ATGGCGATGATTCCCATGCTCCTCGAAGGACAGCGATATGTCCTGACGTACCGATTCAGCCAGGACCACTTGGAGCATCTTTTCAACTCCATTAGAGCTTCCG GTGGCTGGAATAACAACCCTAACGCCAGCCAGTTCAAGTACATTTTCCGGAAGCTGATGGCCAGGTGTGGGGTTGTTAAACCAAGCAGCAAAGGCAATGTGACAGCACAGGATGACACAGAGTCCCTACCAGCTGATCAGTCTGCTGTTCAGTGCTACCGCATAGACACATCTACCAACCTGTCGGCTGTAGAAATGTCCTCTGCAGAAGGAGAAGATCTCCCTTCCCCGTTTGCAGACATTCCTGCCCTTGTACAAGACCACAGCTATCTTCCCAAGAAGTTTGATGGTCTTGTGGAAAATGTGCTTGTGTACATTTCAG GATTTGTGGTGCGACGCACACTAAAAAAGCTTTCCTGTGATGTCTGCCGGGCAAGCCTGTTGATGGATGCTGAATCTGCCAGTAAGGACCAGAGCTACCATCTGCTGACGCTGAAAAACAATGGAGGTCTTGTCATCCCATCAGCAGGCACCGTGAAGGTCGTCAGGGCAGCAGAGTGGGTTGTTCGGCAGGCAGTAGCAGATTCCAGGAGATCGCAACCCATCAAACTGTTGGAGGTCCTCTACATGGTGAGGAAGAGGATAGGTGGAGAGGATGTGTTTTTGCTCGGGGAGCACATCACTGACACGCGATATGGCATTGACAGTCACCACCATACACTCTTGACTCTGGTTGTGTCCCTCTTCTTCAAGCTAAGGCTGCACCACATTGCGAAAATGTCAACGCTTAGCTTGCAGAAAGACAGTGTGAGACAGAAGCTCACAAAAACTGTCCTTTTCAAAGGGCAGTAG